The Falco peregrinus isolate bFalPer1 chromosome 9, bFalPer1.pri, whole genome shotgun sequence genome includes a window with the following:
- the ZMYND8 gene encoding MYND-type zinc finger-containing chromatin reader ZMYND8 isoform X5 — protein MDISTRSKDPGSAERTAQKRKFPSPPHSSNGHSPQDASTSPIKKKKKPGLLNSNNKEQSELRHGPFYYMKQPLTTDPVDVVPQDGRNDFYCWVCHREGQVLCCELCPRVYHAKCLKLTAEPEGDWFCPECEKITVAECIETQSKAMTMLTIEQLSYLLKFALQKMKQPGTEPFQKPVSLDQHPDYAEYIFHPMDLCTLEKNVKKKMYGCTEAFLADAKWILHNCIIYNGGNHKLTQTAKVIIKICEHEMNEIEVCPECYLAACQKRENWFCEPCSNPHPLVWAKLKGFPFWPAKALRDKDGQVDARFFGQHDRAWVPINNCYLMSKEIPFSVKKTKSIFNSAMQEMEVYVDNIRRKFGVFNYAPFRTPYTPNNQYQMLLDPTNPTAGTAKTDKQEKIKLNFDMTASPKILMSKSMLSSSTGRRISLTDMPRSPMSTNSSVHTGSDVEQDAEKKATSSHFSASEESMDFIEKNTASPAPTRTGQAGSLSGSPKPFSPQASTPISAKQERTSTPGSILNLNLDRSKAEMDLKELSESVQQQTTPVQLISPKRQIRSRFQLNLDKTIESCKAQLGINEISEAVYTAVEHSDSEDSEKSDTSDSEYSDEDQKSKNDQDDGDDKEGTRSDKESLSLKKKPKPPAQNEDKEELKSTSPEVEKIDDPVKEKAITDTEKEFSEKGKSLQHTGKEKLKGKDETDSPTVHLGLDSDSESELVIDLGDDHCGREGRKSKKESKEPPPKQDVVGKTPPSSSASTQSLPETPVLTRSAAQTPPAGVTATTSASSTVSAPSAATGSPVKKQRPLLPKETAPAVQRVVWNSSNKFQTSSQKWHMQKVQRQQQQSQQSQSQQPQSSQGTRYQTRQAVKAVQQKEITQSTSTSTITLVTSTQPISMVTSSGSASTLSSSVNTDLPIATASADVAADIAKYTSKMMDAIKGTMTEIYNDLSKNTTGSTIAEIRRLRIEIEKLQWLHQQELSEMKHNLELTMAEMRQSLEQERDRLIAEVKKQLELEKQQAVDETKKKQWCANCKKEAIFYCCWNTSYCDYPCQQAHWPEHMKSCTQSATATQQETDTEISTETLNKSSQPSSSVQPTPTETASTPKEKEGSADKSKECVTTIPVVVSPSAGTVAMRTGVQYVQTTMPVQVRRV, from the exons TCAGAACTAAGACATGGTCCGTTTTACTATATGAAGCAGCCACTCACCACAGACCCTGTTGATGTTGTACCACAGGATGGACGGAATGATTTCTATTGCTGGGTTTGTCATCGGGAAGGCCAAGTCCTCTGCTGTGAACTCTGCCCTCGGGTTTATCATGCTAAGTGTCTGAAACTGACAGCGGAACCAGAGGGGGATTGGTTTTGCCCAGAATGTGAG AAAATCACAGTTGCAGAATGCATAGAAACACAGAGTAAAGCTATGACAATGCTCACCATTGAACAGCTATCATATTTACTGAAGTTTGcactacagaaaatgaaacagccAGGG aCAGAGCCATTTCAAAAGCCAGTTTCACTGGATCAACACCCAGATTATGCAGAATATATCTTTCATCCAATGGACCTTTGTACATTAGAGAAG aatgttaaaaagaaaatgtacgGTTGCACTGAAGCATTTTTGGCTGATGCCAAATGGATTTTGCACAACTGCATTATTTACAATGGAG GAAATCACAAATTGACACAAACAGCAAAAGTCATCATCAAAATCTGTGAGCATGAG atgaaTGAAATTGAAGTATGTCCGGAATGTTATTTAGCTGCTTGCCAAAAACGAGAAAATTGGTTTTGTGAGCCTTGT AGCAATCCCCACCCTTTGGTCTGGGCTAAACTCAAAGGCTTTCCATTCTGGCCTGCTAAAGCACTGAGGGATAAAGACGGGCAAGTTGATGCCCGTTTCTTTGGCCAACATGACAG GGCCTGGGTTCCAATAAATAATTGCTACCTCATGTCTaaagaaattcctttttctgtgaaaaagacTAAAAGCATCTTCAATAGTGCAATGCAAGAAATGGAGGTTTATGTTGATAACATTCGTAGAAAATTTGGAGTATTTAATTACGCACCTTTCCGGACACCATATACTCCCAACAATCAATACCAAATGTTATTAGACCCTACAAACCCGACTGCTGGAACTgcaaagacagacaaacaaGAGAAAATCAAACTGAACTTTGATATGACAGCTTCACCCAAGATTCTAATGAGCAAGTCCATGCTGAGCAGTAGTACTGGTCGTAGGATTTCCTTGACAGATATGCCACGGTCACCAATGAGTACAAACTCATCAGTTCACACTGGATCTGATGTTGAACAGgatgcagagaaaaaagcaacttCCAGTCATTTTAGTGCCAGTGAAGAATCCATGGACTTTATTGAGAAAAATACAG cttctccagcACCAACAAGAACGGGTCAAGCGGGGAGCTTGTCAGGCAGTCCCAAACCTTTCTCTCCTCAAGCATCAACGCCAATTTCTGCTAAGCAAGAGAGAACTTCCACTCCAGGAAGCATTCTGAATCTTAACCTTG atcGTAGCAAAGCTGAGATGGATCTGAAAGAGTTGAGTGAGTCAGTCCAACAGCAGACCACTCCTGTGCAACTCATTTCACCAAAACGCCAGATACGTAGTAGGTTCCAGCTGAATCTTGACAAGACAATAGAGAGTTGTAAAGCACAACTTG GAATAAATGAAATATCTGAAGCTGTTTATACTGCAGTAGAACACAGTGACTCTGAAGATTCTGAAAAATCTGACACCAGTGACAGTGAATATAGCGATGAGGATCAGAAATCAAAGAATGATCAAGATGATGGAGACGACAAAGAAGGTACAAGAAGTGACAAAGAATCATtgagcttgaaaaaaaaacctaagccCCCAGCACAGAATGAAGACAAGGAGGAACTTAAAAGCACAAGTCCAGAAGTAGAGAAAATAGATGACCCAGTCAAAGAAAAGGCAATTacagacactgaaaaagaattttctgaaaagggaaaaagtttACAGcatacaggaaaagaaaagctgaaaggtAAAGATGAAACAGACTCTCCAACTGTGCATCTGGGACTGGACTCTGATTCTGAGAGTGAACTTGTCATCGATCTAGGAGATGATCATTGTGGCcgtgaaggaaggaaaagcaagaaagagtCTAAAGAACCTCCTCCAAAACAAGATG TTGTAGGTAAAACTCCACCTTCCTCCAGTGCAAGCACCCAGTCTCTACCAGAAACTCCAGTACTTACCCGCTCTGCAGCCCAGACTCCACCAGCTGGTGTGACAGCAACTACTAGTGCTTCTTCTACTGTCAGTGCTCCATCCGCAGCCACTGGAAGCCCTGTGAAAAAGCAGAGGCctctgctgccaaaggaaaCCGCACCTGCTGTGCAGCGTGTAGTGTGGAATTCTTCAAATAAATTCCAGACGTCTTCTCAGAAATGGCACATGCAGAaggtgcagaggcagcagcagcagagccagcagtcTCAGTCACAGCAACCTCAGTCCTCTCAAGGGACAAGATACCAGACAAGACAAGCAGTTAAAG CTGTGCAGCAAAAAGAGATCACCCAGAGCACTTCCACATCCACTATAACCTTGGTTACGAGTACTCAACCTATTTCTATGGTTACCAGTTCTGGATCTGCAAGTACACTTTCTTCCTCAGTTAATACAGACTTGCCAATTGCAACAGCTTCTGCTGATGTGGCTGCAGATATTGCTAAATACACTAGCAAA atgATGGATGCCATCAAAGGAACAATGACTGAAATATATAACgatctttcaaaaaatactaCTGGAAGTACAATAGCTGAG ATTCGGCGTTTGAGGATTGAGATAGAAAAACTCCAATGGTTACATCAACAGGAGTTGTCAGAAATGAAGCATAACCTAG AACTAACAATGGCTGAAATGCGTCAGAGCCTGGAACAAGAACGAGATCGTTTGATTGCTGAGGTGAAGAAGCAGCTGGAattggaaaagcagcaagcagtgGATGAAACGAAAAAGAAGCAGTGGTGTGCTAACTGCAAGAAAGAGGCCATTTTTTACTGCTGTTGGAATACTAGCTACTGTGACTATCCATGCCAGCAAGCTCACTGGCCTGAGCATATGAAGTCTTGCACGCAGTCAG CTACCGCAACACAGCAAGAAACGGATACTGAAATCAGCacagaaacattaaataaatcatCCCAACCCAGTTCAAGTGTGCAGCCTACGCCCACAGAGACAGCCAGCACCCCTAAGGAAAAGGAAGGTTCAGCTGATAAAAGCAAAGAGTGTGTTACA ACCATTCCTGTAGTGGTAAGTCCTTCTGCTGGGACAGTGGCAATGAGAACTGGAGTTCAGTATGTTCAGACCACAATGCCAGTCCAAGTACGAAGAGTCTAA
- the ZMYND8 gene encoding MYND-type zinc finger-containing chromatin reader ZMYND8 isoform X3, producing MGLAEEEIKAEQEVVEGMDISTRSKDPGSAERTAQKRKFPSPPHSSNGHSPQDASTSPIKKKKKPGLLNSNNKEQSELRHGPFYYMKQPLTTDPVDVVPQDGRNDFYCWVCHREGQVLCCELCPRVYHAKCLKLTAEPEGDWFCPECEKITVAECIETQSKAMTMLTIEQLSYLLKFALQKMKQPGTEPFQKPVSLDQHPDYAEYIFHPMDLCTLEKNVKKKMYGCTEAFLADAKWILHNCIIYNGGNHKLTQTAKVIIKICEHEMNEIEVCPECYLAACQKRENWFCEPCSNPHPLVWAKLKGFPFWPAKALRDKDGQVDARFFGQHDRAWVPINNCYLMSKEIPFSVKKTKSIFNSAMQEMEVYVDNIRRKFGVFNYAPFRTPYTPNNQYQMLLDPTNPTAGTAKTDKQEKIKLNFDMTASPKILMSKSMLSSSTGRRISLTDMPRSPMSTNSSVHTGSDVEQDAEKKATSSHFSASEESMDFIEKNTASPAPTRTGQAGSLSGSPKPFSPQASTPISAKQERTSTPGSILNLNLDRSKAEMDLKELSESVQQQTTPVQLISPKRQIRSRFQLNLDKTIESCKAQLGINEISEAVYTAVEHSDSEDSEKSDTSDSEYSDEDQKSKNDQDDGDDKEGTRSDKESLSLKKKPKPPAQNEDKEELKSTSPEVEKIDDPVKEKAITDTEKEFSEKGKSLQHTGKEKLKGKDETDSPTVHLGLDSDSESELVIDLGDDHCGREGRKSKKESKEPPPKQDVVGKTPPSSSASTQSLPETPVLTRSAAQTPPAGVTATTSASSTVSAPSAATGSPVKKQRPLLPKETAPAVQRVVWNSSNKFQTSSQKWHMQKVQRQQQQSQQSQSQQPQSSQGTRYQTRQAVKAVQQKEITQSTSTSTITLVTSTQPISMVTSSGSASTLSSSVNTDLPIATASADVAADIAKYTSKMMDAIKGTMTEIYNDLSKNTTGSTIAEIRRLRIEIEKLQWLHQQELSEMKHNLELTMAEMRQSLEQERDRLIAEVKKQLELEKQQAVDETKKKQWCANCKKEAIFYCCWNTSYCDYPCQQAHWPEHMKSCTQSATATQQETDTEISTETLNKSSQPSSSVQPTPTETASTPKEKEGSADKSKECVTTIPVVVSPSAGTVAMRTGVQYVQTTMPVQVRRV from the exons TCAGAACTAAGACATGGTCCGTTTTACTATATGAAGCAGCCACTCACCACAGACCCTGTTGATGTTGTACCACAGGATGGACGGAATGATTTCTATTGCTGGGTTTGTCATCGGGAAGGCCAAGTCCTCTGCTGTGAACTCTGCCCTCGGGTTTATCATGCTAAGTGTCTGAAACTGACAGCGGAACCAGAGGGGGATTGGTTTTGCCCAGAATGTGAG AAAATCACAGTTGCAGAATGCATAGAAACACAGAGTAAAGCTATGACAATGCTCACCATTGAACAGCTATCATATTTACTGAAGTTTGcactacagaaaatgaaacagccAGGG aCAGAGCCATTTCAAAAGCCAGTTTCACTGGATCAACACCCAGATTATGCAGAATATATCTTTCATCCAATGGACCTTTGTACATTAGAGAAG aatgttaaaaagaaaatgtacgGTTGCACTGAAGCATTTTTGGCTGATGCCAAATGGATTTTGCACAACTGCATTATTTACAATGGAG GAAATCACAAATTGACACAAACAGCAAAAGTCATCATCAAAATCTGTGAGCATGAG atgaaTGAAATTGAAGTATGTCCGGAATGTTATTTAGCTGCTTGCCAAAAACGAGAAAATTGGTTTTGTGAGCCTTGT AGCAATCCCCACCCTTTGGTCTGGGCTAAACTCAAAGGCTTTCCATTCTGGCCTGCTAAAGCACTGAGGGATAAAGACGGGCAAGTTGATGCCCGTTTCTTTGGCCAACATGACAG GGCCTGGGTTCCAATAAATAATTGCTACCTCATGTCTaaagaaattcctttttctgtgaaaaagacTAAAAGCATCTTCAATAGTGCAATGCAAGAAATGGAGGTTTATGTTGATAACATTCGTAGAAAATTTGGAGTATTTAATTACGCACCTTTCCGGACACCATATACTCCCAACAATCAATACCAAATGTTATTAGACCCTACAAACCCGACTGCTGGAACTgcaaagacagacaaacaaGAGAAAATCAAACTGAACTTTGATATGACAGCTTCACCCAAGATTCTAATGAGCAAGTCCATGCTGAGCAGTAGTACTGGTCGTAGGATTTCCTTGACAGATATGCCACGGTCACCAATGAGTACAAACTCATCAGTTCACACTGGATCTGATGTTGAACAGgatgcagagaaaaaagcaacttCCAGTCATTTTAGTGCCAGTGAAGAATCCATGGACTTTATTGAGAAAAATACAG cttctccagcACCAACAAGAACGGGTCAAGCGGGGAGCTTGTCAGGCAGTCCCAAACCTTTCTCTCCTCAAGCATCAACGCCAATTTCTGCTAAGCAAGAGAGAACTTCCACTCCAGGAAGCATTCTGAATCTTAACCTTG atcGTAGCAAAGCTGAGATGGATCTGAAAGAGTTGAGTGAGTCAGTCCAACAGCAGACCACTCCTGTGCAACTCATTTCACCAAAACGCCAGATACGTAGTAGGTTCCAGCTGAATCTTGACAAGACAATAGAGAGTTGTAAAGCACAACTTG GAATAAATGAAATATCTGAAGCTGTTTATACTGCAGTAGAACACAGTGACTCTGAAGATTCTGAAAAATCTGACACCAGTGACAGTGAATATAGCGATGAGGATCAGAAATCAAAGAATGATCAAGATGATGGAGACGACAAAGAAGGTACAAGAAGTGACAAAGAATCATtgagcttgaaaaaaaaacctaagccCCCAGCACAGAATGAAGACAAGGAGGAACTTAAAAGCACAAGTCCAGAAGTAGAGAAAATAGATGACCCAGTCAAAGAAAAGGCAATTacagacactgaaaaagaattttctgaaaagggaaaaagtttACAGcatacaggaaaagaaaagctgaaaggtAAAGATGAAACAGACTCTCCAACTGTGCATCTGGGACTGGACTCTGATTCTGAGAGTGAACTTGTCATCGATCTAGGAGATGATCATTGTGGCcgtgaaggaaggaaaagcaagaaagagtCTAAAGAACCTCCTCCAAAACAAGATG TTGTAGGTAAAACTCCACCTTCCTCCAGTGCAAGCACCCAGTCTCTACCAGAAACTCCAGTACTTACCCGCTCTGCAGCCCAGACTCCACCAGCTGGTGTGACAGCAACTACTAGTGCTTCTTCTACTGTCAGTGCTCCATCCGCAGCCACTGGAAGCCCTGTGAAAAAGCAGAGGCctctgctgccaaaggaaaCCGCACCTGCTGTGCAGCGTGTAGTGTGGAATTCTTCAAATAAATTCCAGACGTCTTCTCAGAAATGGCACATGCAGAaggtgcagaggcagcagcagcagagccagcagtcTCAGTCACAGCAACCTCAGTCCTCTCAAGGGACAAGATACCAGACAAGACAAGCAGTTAAAG CTGTGCAGCAAAAAGAGATCACCCAGAGCACTTCCACATCCACTATAACCTTGGTTACGAGTACTCAACCTATTTCTATGGTTACCAGTTCTGGATCTGCAAGTACACTTTCTTCCTCAGTTAATACAGACTTGCCAATTGCAACAGCTTCTGCTGATGTGGCTGCAGATATTGCTAAATACACTAGCAAA atgATGGATGCCATCAAAGGAACAATGACTGAAATATATAACgatctttcaaaaaatactaCTGGAAGTACAATAGCTGAG ATTCGGCGTTTGAGGATTGAGATAGAAAAACTCCAATGGTTACATCAACAGGAGTTGTCAGAAATGAAGCATAACCTAG AACTAACAATGGCTGAAATGCGTCAGAGCCTGGAACAAGAACGAGATCGTTTGATTGCTGAGGTGAAGAAGCAGCTGGAattggaaaagcagcaagcagtgGATGAAACGAAAAAGAAGCAGTGGTGTGCTAACTGCAAGAAAGAGGCCATTTTTTACTGCTGTTGGAATACTAGCTACTGTGACTATCCATGCCAGCAAGCTCACTGGCCTGAGCATATGAAGTCTTGCACGCAGTCAG CTACCGCAACACAGCAAGAAACGGATACTGAAATCAGCacagaaacattaaataaatcatCCCAACCCAGTTCAAGTGTGCAGCCTACGCCCACAGAGACAGCCAGCACCCCTAAGGAAAAGGAAGGTTCAGCTGATAAAAGCAAAGAGTGTGTTACA ACCATTCCTGTAGTGGTAAGTCCTTCTGCTGGGACAGTGGCAATGAGAACTGGAGTTCAGTATGTTCAGACCACAATGCCAGTCCAAGTACGAAGAGTCTAA
- the ZMYND8 gene encoding MYND-type zinc finger-containing chromatin reader ZMYND8 isoform X8, with amino-acid sequence MHPQSLAEEEIKAEQEVVEGMDISTRSKDPGSAERTAQKRKFPSPPHSSNGHSPQDASTSPIKKKKKPGLLNSNNKEQSELRHGPFYYMKQPLTTDPVDVVPQDGRNDFYCWVCHREGQVLCCELCPRVYHAKCLKLTAEPEGDWFCPECEKITVAECIETQSKAMTMLTIEQLSYLLKFALQKMKQPGTEPFQKPVSLDQHPDYAEYIFHPMDLCTLEKNVKKKMYGCTEAFLADAKWILHNCIIYNGGNHKLTQTAKVIIKICEHEMNEIEVCPECYLAACQKRENWFCEPCSNPHPLVWAKLKGFPFWPAKALRDKDGQVDARFFGQHDRAWVPINNCYLMSKEIPFSVKKTKSIFNSAMQEMEVYVDNIRRKFGVFNYAPFRTPYTPNNQYQMLLDPTNPTAGTAKTDKQEKIKLNFDMTASPKILMSKSMLSSSTGRRISLTDMPRSPMSTNSSVHTGSDVEQDAEKKATSSHFSASEESMDFIEKNTASPAPTRTGQAGSLSGSPKPFSPQASTPISAKQERTSTPGSILNLNLDRSKAEMDLKELSESVQQQTTPVQLISPKRQIRSRFQLNLDKTIESCKAQLGINEISEAVYTAVEHSDSEDSEKSDTSDSEYSDEDQKSKNDQDDGDDKEGTRSDKESLSLKKKPKPPAQNEDKEELKSTSPEVEKIDDPVKEKAITDTEKEFSEKGKSLQHTGKEKLKGKDETDSPTVHLGLDSDSESELVIDLGDDHCGREGRKSKKESKEPPPKQDVVGKTPPSSSASTQSLPETPVLTRSAAQTPPAGVTATTSASSTVSAPSAATGSPVKKQRPLLPKETAPAVQRVVWNSSNKFQTSSQKWHMQKVQRQQQQSQQSQSQQPQSSQGTRYQTRQAVKAVQQKEITQSTSTSTITLVTSTQPISMVTSSGSASTLSSSVNTDLPIATASADVAADIAKYTSKMMDAIKGTMTEIYNDLSKNTTGSTIAEIRRLRIEIEKLQWLHQQELSEMKHNLELTMAEMRQSLEQERDRLIAEVKKQLELEKQQAVDETKKKQWCANCKKEAIFYCCWNTSYCDYPCQQAHWPEHMKSCTQSATATQQETDTEISTETLNKSSQPSSSVQPTPTETASTPKEKEGSADKSKECVTDPSV; translated from the exons TCAGAACTAAGACATGGTCCGTTTTACTATATGAAGCAGCCACTCACCACAGACCCTGTTGATGTTGTACCACAGGATGGACGGAATGATTTCTATTGCTGGGTTTGTCATCGGGAAGGCCAAGTCCTCTGCTGTGAACTCTGCCCTCGGGTTTATCATGCTAAGTGTCTGAAACTGACAGCGGAACCAGAGGGGGATTGGTTTTGCCCAGAATGTGAG AAAATCACAGTTGCAGAATGCATAGAAACACAGAGTAAAGCTATGACAATGCTCACCATTGAACAGCTATCATATTTACTGAAGTTTGcactacagaaaatgaaacagccAGGG aCAGAGCCATTTCAAAAGCCAGTTTCACTGGATCAACACCCAGATTATGCAGAATATATCTTTCATCCAATGGACCTTTGTACATTAGAGAAG aatgttaaaaagaaaatgtacgGTTGCACTGAAGCATTTTTGGCTGATGCCAAATGGATTTTGCACAACTGCATTATTTACAATGGAG GAAATCACAAATTGACACAAACAGCAAAAGTCATCATCAAAATCTGTGAGCATGAG atgaaTGAAATTGAAGTATGTCCGGAATGTTATTTAGCTGCTTGCCAAAAACGAGAAAATTGGTTTTGTGAGCCTTGT AGCAATCCCCACCCTTTGGTCTGGGCTAAACTCAAAGGCTTTCCATTCTGGCCTGCTAAAGCACTGAGGGATAAAGACGGGCAAGTTGATGCCCGTTTCTTTGGCCAACATGACAG GGCCTGGGTTCCAATAAATAATTGCTACCTCATGTCTaaagaaattcctttttctgtgaaaaagacTAAAAGCATCTTCAATAGTGCAATGCAAGAAATGGAGGTTTATGTTGATAACATTCGTAGAAAATTTGGAGTATTTAATTACGCACCTTTCCGGACACCATATACTCCCAACAATCAATACCAAATGTTATTAGACCCTACAAACCCGACTGCTGGAACTgcaaagacagacaaacaaGAGAAAATCAAACTGAACTTTGATATGACAGCTTCACCCAAGATTCTAATGAGCAAGTCCATGCTGAGCAGTAGTACTGGTCGTAGGATTTCCTTGACAGATATGCCACGGTCACCAATGAGTACAAACTCATCAGTTCACACTGGATCTGATGTTGAACAGgatgcagagaaaaaagcaacttCCAGTCATTTTAGTGCCAGTGAAGAATCCATGGACTTTATTGAGAAAAATACAG cttctccagcACCAACAAGAACGGGTCAAGCGGGGAGCTTGTCAGGCAGTCCCAAACCTTTCTCTCCTCAAGCATCAACGCCAATTTCTGCTAAGCAAGAGAGAACTTCCACTCCAGGAAGCATTCTGAATCTTAACCTTG atcGTAGCAAAGCTGAGATGGATCTGAAAGAGTTGAGTGAGTCAGTCCAACAGCAGACCACTCCTGTGCAACTCATTTCACCAAAACGCCAGATACGTAGTAGGTTCCAGCTGAATCTTGACAAGACAATAGAGAGTTGTAAAGCACAACTTG GAATAAATGAAATATCTGAAGCTGTTTATACTGCAGTAGAACACAGTGACTCTGAAGATTCTGAAAAATCTGACACCAGTGACAGTGAATATAGCGATGAGGATCAGAAATCAAAGAATGATCAAGATGATGGAGACGACAAAGAAGGTACAAGAAGTGACAAAGAATCATtgagcttgaaaaaaaaacctaagccCCCAGCACAGAATGAAGACAAGGAGGAACTTAAAAGCACAAGTCCAGAAGTAGAGAAAATAGATGACCCAGTCAAAGAAAAGGCAATTacagacactgaaaaagaattttctgaaaagggaaaaagtttACAGcatacaggaaaagaaaagctgaaaggtAAAGATGAAACAGACTCTCCAACTGTGCATCTGGGACTGGACTCTGATTCTGAGAGTGAACTTGTCATCGATCTAGGAGATGATCATTGTGGCcgtgaaggaaggaaaagcaagaaagagtCTAAAGAACCTCCTCCAAAACAAGATG TTGTAGGTAAAACTCCACCTTCCTCCAGTGCAAGCACCCAGTCTCTACCAGAAACTCCAGTACTTACCCGCTCTGCAGCCCAGACTCCACCAGCTGGTGTGACAGCAACTACTAGTGCTTCTTCTACTGTCAGTGCTCCATCCGCAGCCACTGGAAGCCCTGTGAAAAAGCAGAGGCctctgctgccaaaggaaaCCGCACCTGCTGTGCAGCGTGTAGTGTGGAATTCTTCAAATAAATTCCAGACGTCTTCTCAGAAATGGCACATGCAGAaggtgcagaggcagcagcagcagagccagcagtcTCAGTCACAGCAACCTCAGTCCTCTCAAGGGACAAGATACCAGACAAGACAAGCAGTTAAAG CTGTGCAGCAAAAAGAGATCACCCAGAGCACTTCCACATCCACTATAACCTTGGTTACGAGTACTCAACCTATTTCTATGGTTACCAGTTCTGGATCTGCAAGTACACTTTCTTCCTCAGTTAATACAGACTTGCCAATTGCAACAGCTTCTGCTGATGTGGCTGCAGATATTGCTAAATACACTAGCAAA atgATGGATGCCATCAAAGGAACAATGACTGAAATATATAACgatctttcaaaaaatactaCTGGAAGTACAATAGCTGAG ATTCGGCGTTTGAGGATTGAGATAGAAAAACTCCAATGGTTACATCAACAGGAGTTGTCAGAAATGAAGCATAACCTAG AACTAACAATGGCTGAAATGCGTCAGAGCCTGGAACAAGAACGAGATCGTTTGATTGCTGAGGTGAAGAAGCAGCTGGAattggaaaagcagcaagcagtgGATGAAACGAAAAAGAAGCAGTGGTGTGCTAACTGCAAGAAAGAGGCCATTTTTTACTGCTGTTGGAATACTAGCTACTGTGACTATCCATGCCAGCAAGCTCACTGGCCTGAGCATATGAAGTCTTGCACGCAGTCAG CTACCGCAACACAGCAAGAAACGGATACTGAAATCAGCacagaaacattaaataaatcatCCCAACCCAGTTCAAGTGTGCAGCCTACGCCCACAGAGACAGCCAGCACCCCTAAGGAAAAGGAAGGTTCAGCTGATAAAAGCAAAGAGTGTGTTACA gaCCCATCAGTGTAG